One stretch of Musicola paradisiaca NCPPB 2511 DNA includes these proteins:
- a CDS encoding SpoIIE family protein phosphatase, whose translation MSTLSAPINRLRCVNFPSARDLCIATPNVSPATDNATVMQLFSRHKELTSLPIVEEGYPLGLINRHSFLSQMTRPYYREIYDRKSCIAFMDKNPLMVEASSLLSDVADKAVISGDKFLADGFIITENGRYLGIGLGLDLFRTVSDIHTRQHQQIIQSIEYASVIQGAMLSPFRQAMAASLQDWCLTWEPRDCVGGDCYAFQVCEHGWLAVIADCTGHGVPGAFMTLIFNSALEQALSSHSPAQTGQLLGYINRYIKDTLGQNDFQGQFTASNDGCDALIIYVNTETHTLHWSGARLHAFFIDTTNNELLTLDSDRMGIGYTDTPYDYQWPTCQRRLQPQDLLLAATDGLTDQIGGEKQIKFGKRRLQSLLLRLRELPMDVLAHQVLQHHLDWQGTQERRDDLTLWGFRYP comes from the coding sequence ATGAGCACTTTATCCGCCCCGATTAACCGGCTACGTTGTGTCAATTTTCCTAGCGCGCGTGACTTGTGTATCGCCACACCCAATGTCTCCCCCGCCACCGATAATGCAACCGTGATGCAGCTTTTCAGCCGTCACAAAGAATTGACCAGCCTGCCGATCGTCGAGGAGGGGTATCCTCTCGGGCTCATCAATCGCCACAGTTTTCTATCCCAGATGACGCGCCCCTACTACCGTGAAATCTACGACCGTAAAAGTTGTATCGCGTTCATGGATAAAAACCCATTGATGGTAGAAGCCTCTTCACTACTGAGCGATGTGGCCGATAAAGCCGTGATCAGCGGAGACAAATTTCTGGCGGACGGTTTTATCATTACCGAAAACGGCCGCTATCTGGGCATTGGGCTTGGTCTGGACTTATTTCGAACCGTCTCGGATATACACACCCGCCAGCATCAGCAGATCATACAAAGTATAGAATATGCCAGCGTCATACAGGGGGCGATGCTAAGCCCATTTAGGCAGGCCATGGCGGCCTCGCTGCAAGATTGGTGCCTGACCTGGGAACCCCGGGACTGCGTGGGCGGCGACTGCTATGCCTTTCAGGTCTGTGAGCACGGCTGGCTGGCCGTCATTGCCGATTGTACGGGGCACGGCGTGCCCGGCGCGTTTATGACGCTCATCTTCAATTCCGCGCTGGAACAGGCGCTCTCCAGCCATTCCCCCGCTCAGACCGGCCAGCTACTGGGGTATATCAACCGCTATATCAAAGACACGCTGGGCCAGAATGATTTCCAGGGCCAGTTCACCGCATCCAACGATGGGTGCGACGCGCTAATCATCTACGTGAATACCGAAACGCATACACTTCATTGGTCCGGCGCACGTCTGCACGCTTTTTTTATCGATACCACAAACAACGAATTACTCACCCTCGATAGCGACCGAATGGGCATTGGCTACACGGATACGCCGTATGACTATCAATGGCCGACCTGCCAGCGGCGGTTGCAACCACAAGATTTGCTGCTCGCTGCCACCGATGGGCTTACGGATCAGATCGGCGGTGAAAAACAGATCAAGTTTGGCAAACGTCGCTTACAAAGCTTGCTACTGCGTTTGCGGGAACTGCCGATGGACGTGCTTGCACACCAGGTGTTGCAACACCATCTCGACTGGCAAGGCACGCAGGAACGACGCGACGATCTCACCTTATGGGGATTCAGATACCCGTGA
- a CDS encoding SiaB family protein kinase, producing the protein MGIQIPVNTHHQIPQRTTSHEGYADIFDLIQQQEIALYYVGYFSQNIICSLAETVRLQLEKSRVPPATRRRLFSSLVESMQNIIHYSATALTGEEQINDEVRHGSVCVGHEAGKYFLLCANRVHPCDIEKLKGRLEPLSAMSSDEIRLAYKASLREETPASSKGADIGLLTIARDASEPLQFTFRDDDATGLATFYLKAVI; encoded by the coding sequence ATGGGGATTCAGATACCCGTGAATACACACCATCAGATTCCGCAGAGAACCACGTCCCACGAAGGCTATGCCGATATTTTCGATCTGATACAGCAGCAGGAAATCGCGCTGTATTACGTGGGGTATTTCTCACAGAACATCATCTGCTCGCTGGCGGAAACAGTACGACTCCAGCTTGAGAAAAGCCGGGTTCCGCCGGCAACCCGCCGTCGGCTGTTTTCCAGCTTGGTGGAGTCGATGCAGAACATTATCCATTACTCGGCGACGGCGCTGACCGGGGAAGAACAAATCAACGACGAAGTGCGCCACGGCTCTGTGTGCGTCGGCCATGAAGCCGGGAAATACTTTCTGCTATGCGCCAACCGGGTTCATCCCTGCGATATTGAGAAACTCAAGGGCCGGCTTGAACCGCTGAGCGCCATGAGCAGCGATGAAATCCGGCTTGCGTATAAAGCCTCGCTACGGGAAGAGACGCCGGCATCCAGCAAAGGCGCGGATATCGGACTGCTGACTATCGCCCGCGATGCCAGCGAACCCTTGCAGTTCACCTTTCGTGACGACGACGCCACCGGGCTCGCCACGTTTTATCTGAAGGCGGTGATCTAA
- a CDS encoding DUF1987 domain-containing protein, producing MTETITTENLHIAGTPSTPTVDFHFDTHHLSLAGESYPENAAAFYGPLIARVQAYLAAKINDTDWQNACTECHVALAYFNSSSTKMLFGLFNVLNQAAENGQPVALHWHYDRDDDIAEEFGQELRIDFPALAFYSHILE from the coding sequence ATGACGGAAACTATAACAACGGAAAATCTCCATATCGCCGGTACACCCAGTACGCCGACCGTGGATTTTCACTTCGACACACATCATCTTTCCCTGGCAGGCGAGTCCTACCCTGAAAATGCCGCCGCGTTTTATGGCCCGCTGATCGCCAGAGTGCAGGCGTATCTGGCGGCCAAAATCAACGACACGGATTGGCAGAATGCCTGTACGGAATGCCATGTAGCGCTGGCTTATTTCAACAGCTCCAGCACCAAAATGCTGTTCGGCTTGTTCAACGTGCTCAATCAGGCGGCCGAGAACGGACAACCCGTGGCGCTACACTGGCACTACGACCGGGACGACGATATTGCCGAAGAATTCGGTCAGGAATTACGCATCGATTTCCCTGCCCTTGCGTTTTACAGCCACATACTGGAGTAA
- a CDS encoding GGDEF domain-containing protein produces the protein MSGYELFTPEYDILLSARNVAVQPNMPADIYRENLLILTEHYQRLVRETHRLITRSDRAERELTRLNAQLHKLAVELEYKATHDPLTDVFNRSAIIDLIDLALEHEQAALIVLDIDHFKKINDTYGHPTGDAVICALIGRIRDVLQGKGSIGRVGGEEFTILLDGYSLMQAVELAEHIHASLNHTPLDALPEYLVTASFGISWAPPQAHFDELYSAADIALYQAKNAGRNRVEYMPTAAAG, from the coding sequence ATGAGCGGCTATGAACTTTTTACCCCGGAATATGACATCCTGCTTTCTGCGCGCAATGTGGCTGTGCAACCGAATATGCCGGCGGATATCTATCGGGAAAATCTGCTGATATTGACGGAGCATTACCAGCGTCTGGTGCGGGAAACCCACCGGCTGATTACGCGCAGCGATCGGGCGGAACGTGAGCTGACCCGCCTCAACGCACAGTTGCATAAATTGGCGGTAGAGCTCGAATACAAAGCGACTCATGACCCGCTGACTGATGTTTTTAACCGCAGCGCCATTATCGACCTGATCGATCTCGCGCTGGAACACGAGCAGGCCGCCCTGATCGTGCTGGATATCGATCACTTTAAAAAGATCAACGACACTTACGGCCACCCCACCGGCGATGCGGTGATCTGCGCGCTCATCGGACGTATCAGAGATGTTTTACAAGGGAAGGGCAGCATCGGCCGCGTCGGGGGGGAAGAGTTCACCATTTTGCTGGACGGCTACTCGCTGATGCAGGCGGTGGAACTGGCGGAACACATTCACGCCAGCCTGAACCACACGCCGCTGGACGCGCTGCCTGAATACCTGGTCACTGCCAGCTTCGGTATCAGTTGGGCACCGCCGCAGGCGCATTTCGACGAACTATACAGTGCGGCGGATATTGCCTTGTACCAGGCGAAAAACGCCGGCCGCAATCGGGTGGAATATATGCCGACGGCGGCTGCCGGTTAA
- a CDS encoding zinc ribbon domain-containing protein YjdM, whose amino-acid sequence MEQLPACPKCQSAYTWQDGEMLNCPECGHVWAQAGEADAQEEGLIVRDANGNLLADGDTVTVIKDLKVKGSSSTLKIGTRVKGIRLVEGDHNIDCKIDGFGAMKLKSEFVKKN is encoded by the coding sequence ATGGAACAGTTACCTGCATGTCCAAAATGTCAGTCAGCGTATACATGGCAGGACGGCGAGATGCTGAATTGCCCCGAATGCGGGCATGTATGGGCGCAGGCCGGCGAGGCAGATGCCCAGGAAGAGGGGCTGATCGTCCGTGACGCCAATGGCAATCTACTGGCGGACGGCGATACAGTGACTGTTATCAAGGATCTGAAAGTGAAGGGCAGTTCGTCCACATTGAAGATTGGCACCCGGGTGAAGGGGATCCGCCTGGTGGAAGGCGACCATAACATCGACTGTAAGATCGACGGGTTCGGCGCCATGAAGCTGAAGTCCGAGTTTGTGAAAAAGAACTGA
- a CDS encoding MFS transporter: METVDTSPLKHPTFMCFWIGQIASSFAFQMLVVGIGWQMYDLTNSALNLGLVGLSQFLPQLALTLAAGHVVDQYNRQRIILCCRIIMAATVFILVVGCVTHTISAAMIYGCSALLGATRAFEMPATQALLPNLIEPALLSRAVALMASAREATVIAGPALGGLIYLIGATTLYASSVVCFLISSLILLNLRYNYKAPARTPVSQETLFGGMNFIRRNPVIFGSISLDMFAVLLGGATALLPIVARDILHTGPWGLGLLRCAPALGAVLMSVYLSRRPLQRNVGKIMFMAVALFGIATIAFGLSTNLFLSLFALLILGGSDMISVVIRSTLVQLETPDEMRGRVSAANSIFIGTSNQLGEFESGVTAAWLGVVPAIVIGGIGTLFVVGLWMKCFPMLTHRQTLEAGETARQTAPEHQSPASGA, translated from the coding sequence ATGGAAACTGTGGATACATCCCCGTTAAAACACCCCACCTTCATGTGTTTTTGGATAGGTCAGATTGCCTCTTCCTTCGCCTTTCAGATGCTGGTAGTGGGGATCGGCTGGCAAATGTACGACCTCACCAATAGCGCTCTCAATCTGGGGCTGGTCGGTCTGTCGCAGTTTCTGCCGCAGTTGGCGCTCACACTGGCGGCGGGCCACGTTGTGGATCAGTACAATCGCCAGCGTATCATCCTGTGTTGCCGCATCATCATGGCGGCGACGGTGTTTATCCTGGTCGTAGGGTGCGTCACTCATACCATCAGCGCCGCCATGATTTACGGCTGTTCGGCGCTATTGGGCGCAACTCGCGCATTCGAAATGCCGGCCACGCAGGCGCTACTGCCTAACCTGATTGAACCGGCGTTACTATCCCGCGCGGTGGCGCTAATGGCTTCCGCCCGCGAAGCGACCGTCATTGCCGGCCCGGCGCTCGGCGGGTTGATCTACCTGATAGGCGCAACCACGCTTTACGCATCCAGCGTGGTCTGCTTCTTAATCTCTTCACTGATCCTGCTGAACCTGCGCTACAACTACAAAGCGCCGGCACGCACCCCCGTCAGCCAGGAAACGCTGTTCGGCGGCATGAACTTCATCCGCCGCAACCCGGTGATCTTTGGGTCGATTTCGCTGGATATGTTTGCGGTGCTGCTGGGCGGCGCCACGGCCCTGTTGCCCATCGTCGCCAGAGACATTCTGCACACCGGCCCGTGGGGGTTAGGGCTGCTGCGTTGCGCACCTGCGCTGGGCGCGGTACTGATGTCGGTCTACCTCAGCCGCCGGCCGCTTCAGCGCAACGTCGGTAAAATCATGTTTATGGCGGTAGCGCTATTCGGTATCGCGACCATCGCCTTCGGGCTTTCCACCAACTTGTTCTTGTCGCTGTTTGCGCTCTTGATTCTGGGGGGATCCGATATGATCAGCGTAGTTATCCGCTCCACGTTGGTACAGCTGGAAACGCCGGATGAAATGCGCGGGCGCGTCAGCGCCGCCAACTCGATCTTCATCGGCACCTCCAACCAGTTGGGAGAGTTTGAATCCGGCGTTACCGCGGCCTGGCTCGGCGTTGTACCCGCCATCGTTATCGGCGGCATCGGTACGCTGTTCGTGGTGGGGTTATGGATGAAATGCTTTCCGATGCTCACCCATCGACAAACATTGGAGGCCGGGGAAACCGCCCGACAGACAGCGCCCGAGCATCAGTCACCGGCCTCCGGAGCCTGA
- a CDS encoding relaxase/mobilization nuclease domain-containing protein: MKGMQKIKRGKSFAGVVQYALKPGAHHKSDPVVIGGNMLGDSASKLITEFDGTKPLRPDAQKPVWHNSLRLPDGETLSNDQWVNIADDYMKRMGFSDTHLRCYVLHDDEGQHIHIIASRIDIAGRKLYLGRNENLISTRIISELEIAHGLTVTKTAPSLSNTQPKRKRISRNEQKLSERTGVPCPKKSLQQIIDKSLADKPDLLTFIKRLEEAEVSWKANVASTGKMNGFSFSYRDIAFKASQLGKSYSWANLSDRLNYNPNHLEALRTGIPPKEPPAPAPAPAPAPAPAKDVATTDIPRESISGKIVELELRLREDKRNEIVEKILQKNSVKKQKHLRLIGWIPFIRRFIELLRSYGKSILHKTPTNFSEVYSTHHLKPARKIRL; this comes from the coding sequence ATGAAAGGAATGCAGAAGATCAAGAGGGGTAAAAGCTTCGCAGGTGTTGTTCAATATGCATTGAAGCCGGGAGCACATCATAAAAGCGATCCAGTCGTCATTGGCGGGAACATGTTAGGTGATTCAGCCTCTAAACTGATCACTGAATTTGATGGCACTAAACCACTTCGGCCCGATGCTCAGAAACCAGTTTGGCACAACTCGCTACGATTGCCTGACGGAGAAACATTATCAAATGACCAATGGGTAAACATAGCAGATGACTACATGAAGAGGATGGGGTTCAGTGATACTCACCTCCGTTGCTATGTCTTACATGACGACGAAGGCCAGCACATACACATTATCGCCAGCAGAATCGACATAGCTGGTAGGAAGCTCTACTTGGGTAGGAACGAAAACCTTATAAGCACACGGATCATTAGTGAACTCGAAATCGCTCATGGTCTGACAGTGACCAAGACAGCACCATCCCTCTCAAATACACAACCGAAGCGGAAGAGAATCTCTCGAAACGAACAGAAGCTATCAGAACGGACTGGTGTTCCCTGTCCCAAGAAATCCCTTCAACAGATCATTGATAAAAGTTTGGCTGATAAGCCTGACCTTTTAACTTTTATCAAGAGGCTGGAAGAAGCAGAAGTATCTTGGAAGGCCAATGTCGCTTCTACCGGGAAAATGAACGGGTTCTCATTCTCCTACCGCGATATAGCTTTCAAAGCTTCGCAATTGGGTAAAAGCTACAGTTGGGCAAATCTTAGTGACAGGCTCAACTACAACCCCAATCATCTAGAAGCTCTGCGAACCGGCATACCACCAAAAGAACCCCCTGCTCCTGCTCCTGCTCCTGCTCCTGCTCCTGCTCCTGCAAAAGATGTTGCAACAACGGATATTCCAAGGGAAAGCATAAGTGGAAAAATTGTCGAACTGGAACTACGGCTCAGAGAAGACAAACGGAATGAAATCGTAGAAAAGATTCTTCAAAAAAATTCCGTCAAAAAGCAAAAGCATCTCAGGCTCATCGGCTGGATTCCATTTATCAGAAGGTTCATAGAGCTTCTGCGAAGCTATGGTAAGAGCATTCTTCATAAGACCCCTACAAACTTCTCAGAAGTCTATTCAACACATCATCTAAAACCTGCAAGAAAAATTCGTTTATAG
- a CDS encoding site-specific integrase: protein MEKSILEKLSVLKVKDSGFEFNVKDNVWVLSKDIKLNLLYLENTINLSLLSLVKETLAYTAVHFSSAYTRKFYFAIKKLIVFNNGELKEFECGLLKRFYNTFLKINYTHVESMKYFLIKFHELHNKVLKQEVIDLISKWKVAKPRTTTAYNERQKYLRPLPDNEMKHLIFSITKEYNEGNITMNDYLLVMLLIYTGRRPMQIAQLKRKDLYIKNEGNYLNIPRLKQGGKFRTDFTELKISDNLFDSLSELKAIVKAFVQNEAQDKLSKEELDNLPLFIDPSFFNSGYKINEFYENNFVNLHMSSKTITSRLQSVHRRVSGNKNSTINSRQLRITLATRLAQRGYGLSTLAKVLDHTNLKSVLSYAKNNEEFSFRIEQAINESISPYASSFLMDSEGITFKMIEDLINIKKLTNQLISNHSKQSEVELLVALFTSVESKINTIIKFLNSEEE from the coding sequence ATGGAGAAATCGATTTTAGAAAAGCTCTCGGTATTAAAAGTAAAAGATAGCGGATTTGAATTCAATGTAAAGGATAATGTTTGGGTTCTCAGTAAAGACATAAAGTTGAATTTGTTATATTTAGAAAATACAATCAACTTATCTTTATTATCACTTGTAAAAGAAACTCTTGCATATACCGCTGTACATTTTAGCTCTGCTTATACGAGAAAGTTCTACTTTGCCATTAAGAAATTAATTGTATTTAATAATGGTGAGTTGAAAGAGTTTGAGTGTGGTTTGTTGAAACGGTTCTACAATACATTCTTAAAAATAAACTATACGCATGTAGAAAGTATGAAATACTTTCTAATAAAATTTCATGAGTTACACAATAAAGTCTTAAAACAAGAGGTTATAGATTTAATCTCAAAATGGAAAGTCGCAAAACCCAGGACAACTACGGCCTATAATGAAAGGCAAAAATACTTAAGGCCACTGCCTGATAATGAAATGAAGCACTTAATATTTAGTATTACAAAAGAATATAATGAAGGCAACATAACCATGAATGATTATCTTTTGGTTATGCTACTAATTTATACTGGTCGAAGACCAATGCAGATAGCACAACTTAAGAGAAAAGACCTTTATATTAAAAATGAAGGTAATTATTTAAATATTCCGAGATTAAAACAAGGTGGGAAGTTTCGAACTGATTTCACTGAATTGAAAATTAGTGATAATTTATTTGATTCATTATCCGAGCTTAAAGCCATAGTTAAAGCTTTTGTACAAAATGAAGCTCAGGATAAATTAAGCAAAGAAGAATTAGATAATCTCCCATTATTTATTGACCCAAGCTTTTTTAATTCTGGTTATAAGATTAACGAATTTTATGAAAATAACTTTGTAAACTTGCATATGAGTTCAAAGACAATTACAAGTCGATTGCAATCTGTTCACCGTAGAGTTAGTGGTAATAAAAATTCTACAATAAACTCCCGACAGTTAAGGATTACTCTGGCAACAAGACTTGCTCAAAGAGGATATGGGTTAAGTACTTTAGCTAAAGTTCTGGATCATACAAATTTGAAATCCGTACTATCTTATGCGAAAAATAACGAGGAGTTTTCGTTCAGAATAGAACAAGCAATTAATGAATCAATAAGCCCCTATGCTTCTTCATTTCTAATGGATAGTGAGGGTATCACATTCAAAATGATTGAGGATTTGATTAATATAAAAAAACTAACTAATCAATTAATATCCAATCATTCAAAACAATCAGAAGTAGAACTATTGGTTGCTTTATTCACAAGTGTAGAGAGTAAAATCAACACAATAATAAAGTTTCTTAACAGTGAAGAGGAATAA
- a CDS encoding tyrosine-type recombinase/integrase yields the protein MKSEYLVKKIMTKGGERFCMILNSNSGLPLYYQNIYLGLLGRQKNKSFNTILRNAYVLILFEKYLIKENISILERVSNKTFLSYTELYSLSEFLRVKRKKRKIIDMVTYKKVNEENLHYRLTVISDYISWIYDSFYRGSVYETNSLLKFIKSNFQKHKPKITSYSYMSDNFKSLEKETVEALLECVSPESEYNPFERNCRKRNQLAILILYETGMRGGELLNLKISDFKRKQRYLKISKRINDPEDPRVFQPLVKTVEREINISERLCMQISSYIEGERSYHAKCKNHDYILVTHKSGVTEGLPLTISAYNKIMRKIKEIEYEGSSFSHFTGHCLRHTWNYIYSLKYIGVTDPYKLNELDRIRCIRMGWKVNSKSVLIYNNRFISEEASRAFQEADLLKEEKINNNKGGVNGEIDFRKALGIKSKR from the coding sequence ATGAAGAGTGAATATTTAGTTAAAAAGATAATGACGAAAGGGGGAGAAAGATTTTGTATGATATTAAATTCAAACTCTGGCCTGCCGTTATACTATCAAAATATATATCTTGGTTTGCTTGGGCGACAGAAAAATAAGTCGTTCAATACTATATTGAGAAACGCCTATGTTTTGATCCTTTTTGAAAAATACTTGATTAAGGAAAATATAAGTATACTCGAAAGAGTAAGTAACAAGACTTTTTTAAGCTATACAGAGTTATATTCATTATCAGAGTTTCTTAGAGTGAAAAGGAAGAAACGTAAAATAATTGATATGGTGACATACAAAAAGGTTAACGAAGAAAATCTACATTATCGACTTACAGTTATTAGCGACTATATATCATGGATTTATGATTCGTTTTATAGAGGTTCTGTGTATGAAACAAATTCATTGCTAAAATTCATTAAATCCAACTTTCAAAAGCATAAACCTAAGATAACTTCATATTCTTATATGAGCGATAATTTCAAATCTTTAGAAAAAGAAACTGTAGAAGCTCTACTGGAATGTGTCAGTCCTGAAAGCGAATACAATCCATTTGAGAGGAATTGTCGGAAAAGAAATCAACTTGCTATATTAATACTTTATGAAACTGGAATGCGAGGAGGGGAGCTTTTAAACTTAAAGATATCAGATTTTAAAAGAAAGCAAAGATATCTGAAAATATCAAAAAGAATAAATGACCCAGAAGATCCCAGAGTATTTCAACCACTCGTAAAAACGGTTGAGAGAGAGATTAATATCAGTGAAAGGTTATGTATGCAGATAAGTTCATATATTGAAGGTGAGAGATCATATCATGCTAAATGTAAGAATCATGATTATATATTAGTTACTCACAAATCCGGAGTTACAGAGGGATTACCATTAACCATAAGTGCATATAACAAAATTATGAGAAAAATAAAAGAAATTGAATATGAAGGAAGCTCTTTCAGTCACTTCACTGGACATTGTTTACGACATACATGGAACTATATATACAGCTTAAAGTATATAGGTGTAACAGACCCATATAAATTAAACGAGTTAGATAGAATCCGGTGCATTAGAATGGGTTGGAAAGTAAACTCAAAATCAGTTCTGATTTATAATAATAGATTTATAAGCGAAGAGGCTTCCAGGGCTTTCCAGGAAGCAGATTTACTGAAAGAAGAAAAAATAAATAATAATAAAGGAGGAGTGAATGGAGAAATCGATTTTAGAAAAGCTCTCGGTATTAAAAGTAAAAGATAG
- a CDS encoding UvrD-helicase domain-containing protein — protein MPIIKDDDWVLKDIQEVEDEAMKVIRNSTEHNLVLAGPGAGKTELLAQKACFLIETGKCRDKRIIALSFKKDAAQNLQDRVNSRLDLKYRQKFESTTFDAFCKSIVDRFKSTLPVAYRPSDDYEIYFPENKKFVEEVKRDAVGFEGLTAEELKKLKHNNFENNYIVRPYKKGEEHSVDARIKRFVWYRLLEGKSKVSFKMINFLANYIIRNNKFLSNAINSTYEYAFIDEFQDTTYQQYEIFKSIFLDKKIKITAVGDTKQRIMGWAGALHSAFEIFKNDFAIEHHNELLSNRRSLKNLISYQRMMEAFMNHADNKPEMELIENEGSAKLIQFDESNIEGAYIALCIQKWIEKGVDEREICILFRNPSKHYTDKIISSLQDLDIKCRIENTYQELLNEAIVQLILKMLMFTCDKKSIEGWNSTMELLCNIRGVNKSRDITRLEKELSRFIKSNKDINGNVVDYIYGLISIFGIDEIKSYFPQYINGNGLDYTINSLSQHLETLGIKDNKLAAIDMLLGNKTIPLMTIHKSKGLEFKKVIVVGLEPGAYFGDEEEQIENQKTVFVAFSRAIEEVILTRCAKRANWWDEVCSQNFSEIPLITDMLTYCGLEAEIYKD, from the coding sequence ATGCCAATAATAAAAGATGATGATTGGGTTCTAAAAGACATCCAAGAAGTAGAAGACGAGGCTATGAAAGTAATACGGAATAGCACAGAACATAATCTTGTTCTTGCTGGTCCCGGTGCAGGTAAAACCGAGTTATTAGCTCAGAAAGCATGTTTCTTAATTGAGACAGGAAAGTGCAGGGATAAAAGAATAATTGCATTGTCCTTTAAAAAAGATGCTGCGCAAAATCTTCAAGATCGAGTTAACTCACGACTTGACTTGAAATATAGACAAAAGTTTGAGTCAACGACATTCGATGCATTTTGTAAAAGCATTGTAGATAGATTTAAGAGTACACTTCCAGTGGCGTATCGGCCTTCAGATGATTATGAAATATATTTTCCTGAAAATAAAAAATTCGTAGAAGAGGTTAAACGAGATGCCGTTGGTTTTGAGGGACTAACTGCGGAGGAACTTAAGAAATTAAAACATAACAATTTCGAAAATAATTATATTGTTAGGCCTTATAAAAAGGGTGAAGAGCATTCGGTAGATGCTCGTATTAAACGATTTGTTTGGTATCGTTTATTGGAGGGAAAATCCAAAGTTTCGTTTAAAATGATAAACTTCCTTGCGAATTATATCATAAGAAACAATAAGTTCCTTTCAAATGCTATTAATTCGACTTACGAATATGCTTTCATTGATGAGTTTCAAGATACTACTTATCAACAATACGAAATTTTCAAAAGTATTTTTTTAGATAAAAAAATAAAAATAACAGCTGTAGGTGATACTAAACAAAGAATAATGGGATGGGCGGGAGCATTGCATAGTGCATTTGAGATTTTTAAAAATGACTTTGCGATTGAACATCATAATGAATTATTAAGTAATAGAAGATCGCTGAAAAATCTTATAAGTTATCAACGCATGATGGAGGCATTCATGAATCATGCTGATAACAAACCTGAGATGGAGTTAATCGAGAATGAAGGTTCAGCAAAGTTAATACAATTTGATGAAAGCAATATAGAAGGGGCATACATAGCATTATGTATCCAAAAATGGATTGAAAAAGGGGTTGATGAAAGAGAAATATGTATCTTATTCAGAAATCCGTCTAAACATTACACGGATAAAATCATCTCATCTCTACAAGACTTGGATATAAAGTGCCGCATCGAGAATACCTATCAGGAATTACTCAATGAAGCAATAGTTCAGTTAATCTTAAAAATGCTAATGTTTACCTGCGATAAAAAGTCTATTGAAGGCTGGAATTCTACAATGGAACTTTTATGCAACATAAGAGGGGTAAATAAAAGCAGAGATATTACTCGTTTGGAAAAAGAGCTTAGTCGTTTTATAAAATCGAACAAGGACATCAATGGAAATGTTGTTGATTATATATATGGATTAATAAGTATATTTGGTATCGATGAGATCAAGTCTTACTTCCCACAATATATAAATGGAAATGGCTTGGACTATACTATTAATTCTCTTTCACAACATCTGGAAACTTTAGGTATCAAAGATAATAAATTAGCAGCTATTGATATGTTACTCGGAAATAAAACGATACCACTTATGACGATTCATAAAAGTAAAGGTTTGGAGTTTAAAAAAGTCATCGTCGTAGGTCTTGAACCTGGTGCGTATTTTGGCGATGAAGAAGAGCAGATAGAAAATCAAAAAACAGTCTTTGTGGCATTTTCACGAGCGATTGAAGAGGTCATATTAACTCGCTGTGCAAAAAGAGCTAACTGGTGGGATGAAGTATGTTCACAAAATTTTTCTGAGATCCCATTGATAACGGATATGCTAACCTATTGTGGTCTTGAAGCTGAGATTTATAAAGATTAA